The Humulus lupulus chromosome 4, drHumLupu1.1, whole genome shotgun sequence genome has a window encoding:
- the LOC133832647 gene encoding uncharacterized protein LOC133832647 codes for MEERVKRYRSLGHIVNFFTTEERCYPASVITFTKDELRAVHLPHDDPLVIKLQVHHCQLGRVLVDEASGIDVLFWEAFQKMGLEEKVDFLIVDSITSYNAIMGGNWTHRMQGVVSTLHQVMRCQSPNGHYTIDIKGYQRKAKKCYLTLKEINKIDTSTLGNEPTK; via the exons ATGGAGGAAAGAGTAAAGCGATATAGATCACTAGGGCACATCGTCAATTTTTTCACTACAGAAGAGAGGTGCTACCCTGCTTCTGTAATAACTTTTACAAAAGATGAGCTACGGGCAGTACACCTACCCCATGATGATCCTTTGGTTATCAAACTACAAGTACACCATTGCCAGTTGGGGAGAGTTTTAGTCGACGAGGCCAGTGGCATTGATGtcctcttctgggaagccttccaGAAAATGGGTCTCGAGGAAA AAGTGGACTTCCTGATAGTAGACTCTATCACAAGCTACAACGCAATCATGGGAGGAAATTGGACCCACAGAATGCAAGGCGTCGTCTCCACTTTGCACCAAGTTATGCGATGTCAATCACCTAATGGGCACTACACCATTGACATAAAAGGGTATCAGAGGAAGGCAAAGAAGTGCTACTTGACCCTGAAGGAGATAAACAAAATTGACACTTCAACCCTTGGCAATGAGCCCACCAAATAA